Proteins encoded within one genomic window of Halocatena marina:
- a CDS encoding SagB/ThcOx family dehydrogenase: MSRGTSALSYHERTSHTPEAIRNNSFSLDFENKPIPYKIYENLPSVELSSNIRPSQLPTLRAITGYDADTDSRSDPEFDQHSPSKTRAHPLDRAVLTQLCYLSSGITKTIQRGKREIPFRAAACTGALYHINLYVICGSLPTLASGVYHFDPRTLSLDVLRRGDFRGALSEAGSAPLTIVATSTWWRNAWKYRARAYRHAFWDSGTVLANLLATAHALDIPARAALGFDDDRVADVLGIDPAHEGPIALVSVGMDEQVPDTPAIEPIDPDTRPLSEKRVEYELIQEAFSASTLKDENAVRDWQRTRPDSNSGTARGDGWRIDLEPVDDERAAKTPLHWTIRRRGSCRKYTRDPLSFRKVSTILDRAVRGVPLDVRDPSGPSLQFTDCYLLINDVQNVPSGAYHYHPDEGDGTIELLREGSFRREAGHLALDQGLAADAGLCAFFLSDIDAVTDQFGDRGYRLAQFEAALTAGRLYLAAYAHRDLGATGLTFYDEEVTEFFSPRAASQTPMFLWTLGRPA; this comes from the coding sequence ATGTCACGCGGAACGTCAGCGCTGTCCTACCACGAGCGTACGAGCCACACTCCAGAAGCGATCCGCAACAACAGCTTCAGTCTCGATTTTGAGAACAAACCGATCCCGTACAAGATCTACGAGAACCTCCCGTCCGTCGAGCTGTCATCTAATATTCGCCCGTCACAGCTCCCGACGTTACGCGCAATCACCGGATACGACGCAGACACAGATTCGAGATCAGATCCGGAGTTCGATCAGCACTCACCGTCGAAGACGCGTGCTCATCCGCTCGATCGTGCTGTGCTCACGCAGTTGTGCTACCTTTCGTCGGGGATCACGAAAACGATTCAACGAGGAAAACGAGAGATTCCCTTTCGAGCTGCGGCCTGTACAGGCGCGCTCTATCACATAAACCTGTACGTGATCTGTGGGTCGCTTCCTACTCTTGCGTCCGGCGTCTATCACTTCGATCCACGAACGCTCTCGCTCGATGTACTCCGGCGAGGGGATTTTCGCGGCGCGCTTTCAGAAGCAGGGTCTGCGCCCCTCACAATTGTCGCAACCTCGACATGGTGGCGAAACGCGTGGAAATACCGCGCACGAGCGTATCGCCACGCGTTCTGGGATTCGGGAACTGTTCTTGCCAATCTGCTTGCCACCGCACACGCGCTCGATATTCCTGCGCGCGCGGCTTTGGGCTTCGATGACGATCGAGTCGCTGATGTGCTCGGAATCGATCCCGCCCATGAGGGTCCAATCGCACTCGTCTCTGTCGGAATGGATGAGCAAGTGCCCGATACGCCCGCCATCGAGCCGATCGATCCCGATACGCGTCCTCTCTCGGAGAAACGGGTGGAGTACGAACTGATTCAGGAAGCCTTCAGCGCCTCGACGCTCAAGGACGAGAACGCCGTGCGTGACTGGCAGAGGACTCGACCGGACTCGAACAGTGGAACGGCCCGAGGTGATGGATGGCGAATCGATCTCGAACCAGTTGATGATGAGCGAGCGGCGAAGACGCCGCTGCACTGGACGATCCGACGTCGTGGATCCTGTCGCAAATACACTCGTGATCCCCTGTCGTTTCGCAAGGTGTCGACAATCCTCGACCGCGCGGTTCGTGGCGTCCCACTGGATGTGCGCGATCCGTCGGGGCCATCGCTCCAGTTCACCGACTGTTATCTCCTCATCAACGACGTGCAAAACGTTCCGAGCGGGGCGTATCACTATCATCCGGACGAGGGGGACGGAACGATCGAACTCCTTCGAGAGGGATCATTTCGTCGAGAGGCCGGTCACCTCGCACTGGATCAGGGCCTCGCGGCCGATGCCGGCCTGTGCGCGTTTTTCCTTTCGGACATCGATGCAGTCACCGACCAGTTCGGTGACCGCGGCTATCGCCTCGCACAGTTTGAAGCGGCGCTTACTGCCGGACGACTCTACCTCGCGGCGTACGCCCACCGCGATCTCGGTGCGACCGGACTAACGTTCTACGACGAGGAGGTAACCGAGTTCTTCAGCCCCCGCGCCGCCAGCCAAACGCCGATGTTCCTCTGGACGCTCGGTCGTCCCGCCTGA
- a CDS encoding flavin reductase family protein, producing the protein MELDPSEQDSSATYRIVSSTVTPRPIGWISTRSADGVDNLAPYSYFNAISSSPPVVMFSAGRTEGELKDTPRNALDSEVFVYNLVTESVAAKMDKTSASIDADESEFEMAGIDREEAATIDAPRVANALVSFECTLYDSMEIYGNTVVFGEVVYIHIDDEVLTDGAIDTRKIDAVGRLGGRLYTATDSMDLQRWN; encoded by the coding sequence ATGGAACTCGACCCGAGTGAGCAGGATTCTTCGGCCACATATCGGATTGTTTCGAGCACGGTCACACCTCGACCGATCGGTTGGATCAGCACACGAAGCGCTGACGGTGTCGACAATCTCGCGCCGTACAGTTACTTCAACGCCATCAGCTCCTCGCCACCTGTTGTGATGTTCTCGGCGGGACGTACGGAGGGAGAACTCAAGGACACTCCGAGAAACGCCCTCGATTCGGAGGTATTCGTGTATAACTTAGTGACAGAGTCGGTTGCGGCCAAGATGGACAAAACGAGCGCTTCGATCGACGCCGATGAAAGCGAGTTCGAGATGGCTGGGATCGATCGGGAAGAAGCGGCAACGATCGATGCCCCCCGGGTCGCAAACGCCCTCGTCAGCTTCGAGTGCACGCTGTACGATTCGATGGAGATCTACGGAAACACGGTGGTTTTCGGAGAAGTTGTGTACATCCACATTGACGACGAGGTCCTTACTGATGGAGCGATCGACACCCGGAAGATAGACGCTGTCGGTCGTCTCGGTGGCCGATTGTACACTGCGACCGATAGTATGGACCTTCAGCGATGGAACTGA